In Bactrocera oleae isolate idBacOlea1 chromosome 5, idBacOlea1, whole genome shotgun sequence, a genomic segment contains:
- the LOC106615052 gene encoding LIM and SH3 domain protein Lasp — MNFHLFVIMLLVALLFASSPIDGAKNGKSKGTNTTLTTTTGDVESKTVLTDNVSSDRIINNATKINEKASYPKKVHSLKKRPTKTPTSYVTASATQNSKNKRKKVTDVTAAFKDLPADDLEFINELDKQFQLHGEKIKIKVEHDNSTESEKQNSKRTIDGELGYGAYHAHNGYQYERPKFMFYPYSQQNIPVDAPGYYPPKTDVSIEPSYSYELQSQSYVQKHGAQQPPEVLDVPKHGAQGGYEEPVIVLRIPGPTKYASHLQTLLQQYLEIRAAQYLRILQENELHKQHQQHTHQHLEQQQQQQQQEHLLQQEHILQQQQQQHAQQQQHEQQAQLYEQQALIQHGGVPAQQYAEPTLQLQPPAHKQHVAQHAPAVNEEHGYSPEVTYAHQIAPTPQAVVYSDVDEIYQGYKGKLHAPQAALQQQQHHEQQQQVEYVQQQHEEALEPQQLQHGQQYFLKAAPPSAIQQYYYTPGTQFGPHGSHHYQNVYFMAIAPQSDYTTHAAHAAALQHQPIYVQEEEQEQELQQQHHQHQQAQHELAATAHGENNPRQTHTKVIYTQNSEKGAADYTGSYALPSVRPYERHAAASAPAYQHQQQLQEQLLHEHQQQQQHEQLEQQQQFDYDAPLPLAASEQEHAHQRSAAIKPEPFNYHAHGAKALRRVNRKRGAPALKSTTAVTTDVQVDEHLQKIRKFVRENLGAQMSTAVEFKTTALVKS; from the exons atgaattttcacCTATTTGTg ATAATGCTACTCGTAGCATTGCTGTTTGCAAGCTCGCCAATAGATGGCGCTAAGAATGGAAAATCGAAGGGCACAAATACGACACTAACAACCACAACTGGGGATGTTGAGAGCAAGACGGTGTTGACGGATAACGTGAGCAGCGACCGCATAATCAACAACGCAACAAAAATCAACGAGAAGGCAAGCTATCCGAAGAAAGTACACTCGCTGAAGAAGCGCCCTACGAAAACGCCGACAAGTTATGTTACCGCGTCGGCAACGCAGAACTCGAAAAATAAACGCAAGAAGGTGACCGATGTGACGGCCGCTTTCAAGGATCTGCCGGCGGACGATCTTGAATTCATTAATGAGCTGGATAAACAATTTCAGTTGCATGGTGAGAAGATCAAAATTAAAGTGGAACACGATAACAGTACTGAGTCGGAAAAACAGAATAGCAAGCGCACCATTGACGGCGAGTTGGG CTATGGCGCATACCACGCGCACAATGGCTACCAGTATGAGCGCCCCAAATTCATGTTCTATCCCTACTCTCAGCAAAACATACCAGTCGACGCGCCTGGCTATTATCCACCCAAGACTGATGTCAGCATCGAACCCTCCTACTCCTACGAATTACAATCGCAAAGCTATGTGCAGAAACATGGCGCACAGCAGCCACCAGAGGTGCTTGACGTGCCAAAGCATGGCGCACAGGGCGGCTATGAGGAGCCGGTAATTGTTTTGCGTATACCCGGACCTACGAAGTATGCCTCACACTTGCAAACGCTGCTGCAGCAATATTTGGAGATACGCGCCGCGCAATATCTGCGTATATTACAGGAAAATGAGCTGCACAAGCAACATCAGCAACATACGCACCAACATTTggaacagcagcagcagcagcagcagcaagaaCATCTACTGCAACAAGAGCATatactgcagcaacaacaacagcagcacgcgcaacaacagcagcacgaGCAACAGGCGCAGCTTTATGAACAGCAAGCGCTGATACAACATGGCGGCGTACCAGCGCAGCAATACGCGGAACCCACACTTCAACTGCAACCACCAGCGCATAAACAGCATGTCGCACAGCATGCACCAGCTGTTAATGAGGAACACGGTTACTCGCCGGAAGTGACGTACGCGCATCAAATAGCGCCCACGCCACAAGCGGTTGTCTACTCGGATGTCGATGAGATCTATCAAGGCTACAAGGGTAAACTGCACGCGCCGCAGGcagcgctgcaacaacaacaacaccacgaGCAGCAACAGCAAGTGGAGTATGTGCAACAGCAGCACGAAGAAGCGCTAGAGCCACAACAGCTGCAACATGGTcaacaatatttcttaaaagCCGCGCCACCATCAGCCATTCAGCAATACTATTATACACCAGGCACGCAATTTGGCCCGCATGGCAGTCATCACTATCAGAATGTCTACTTCATGGCAATCGCACCACAAAGTGATTATACGACGCATGCCGCACACGCTGCTGCGCTACAACACCAGCCCATCTATGTACAGGAGGAGGAGCAAGAACAGGAattgcaacagcaacaccaTCAACACCAACAAGCGCAGCATGAGCTAGCTGCCACAGCGCATGGTGAAAATAATCCACGTCAAACGCACACCAAAGTGATTTACACGCAAAACAGCGAGAAAGGCGCTGCGGACTACACCGGCAGTTATGCGTTGCCGTCAGTGCGTCCATACGAGCGTCACGCCGCCGCTTCCGCGCCCGCTTACCAACACCAGCAGCAACTGCAAGAACAATTGTTGCAtgaacaccaacaacaacagcaacatgaaCAATtggagcagcagcaacaatttgACTATGATGCGCCACTGCCGCTTGCCGCCTCAGAGCAAGAGCATGCGCATCAGCGTTCGGCCGCTATTAAACCGGAGCCATTCAATTACCACGCGCATGGCGCCAAAGCGTTGCGACGCGTAAATCGTAAACGCGGTGCGCCAGCGTTGAAGAGCACCACCGCGGTCACAACCGATGTGCAGGTAGATGAGCATTTGCAGAAAATACGCAAATTTGTGCGCGAAAATTTGGGCGCTCAAATGAGCACAGCGGTGGAGTTTAAAACCACAGCATTGGTGAAGAGCTAA